A single genomic interval of Danio aesculapii chromosome 5, fDanAes4.1, whole genome shotgun sequence harbors:
- the abl1 gene encoding tyrosine-protein kinase ABL1 isoform X2 — translation MKMLEICLKLVGCKSKKGLSSSSSCYLEESRPDFDPPGLSEAARWNSKENLLSGPSENDPNLFVALYDFVASGDNTLSITKGEKLRVLGYNHNGEWCEAQTKNGQGWVPSNYITPVNSLEKHSWYHGPVSRNAAEYLLSSGINGSFLVRESESSPGQRSISLRYEGRVYHYRINTASDGKLYVSSESRFNTLAELVHHHSTVSDGLITTLHYPAPKRNKPTVYGVSPNYDKWEMERTDITMKHKLGGGQYGEVYEGVWKKYSLTVAVKTLKEDTMEVEEFLKEAAVMKEIKHPNLVQLLGVCTREPPFYIITEFMTHGNLLDYLRECNRQEVNAVVLLYMATQISSAMEYLEKKNFIHRDLAARNCLVGENHLVKVADFGLSRLMTGDTYTAHAGAKFPIKWTAPESLAYNKFSIKSDVWAFGVLLWEIATYGMSPYPGIDLSQVYELLEKDYRMDRPEGCPEKVYELMRACWRWNPAERPSFAETHQAFETMFQESSISDEVEKELGKKGKKLTLGPIQQAPELPTKTRTLRRPTDSRDGDSPDAAEAEVTGPPMIQRPLLDSNLNEDDRLQSKDNKDKFRMNPFSYIKKKKRTAPAPPKRSSSFGKMDGHIDRRGLGTDCREDFSNGSSTNDALNSLDPCKLVGSNSTTTIGVTNGAPVYPGQLFPSHPRKKGTTSGGGSKLATTPPPEEDSMSNSKRFLRSSSASSMPPGSDRFEWKSVTLPRDIQSTHFDSNTFRGKPALPRKSCMPRGGTLTPPPRLPKKSEDVSDEVFKDSESSPGSSPLTLTPKLGRRPQTESSKTSALQTEVFKPNVLPPLGDEGRPRRLKLSSEIPGQREREKGKFVKPKPAPPPPPVSTAKSGKTSRSPTFDVSSDTKVKSSSDCADQGKASLSQESAKKLPKNGSKVNPSKACASAPLPGMGASSAVGDPGSSFIPLITTRRSLRKAPARQTSERLSSSTITRDMLLESSELLRTAITRVSEQTGSHSAVLEAGKNLSKYCVSYVESIQQMRNKFAFREAINKLESSLRELQICPAATGAANTPQDFSKLLCSVKEISDIVQR, via the exons AGTCTCGGCCGGATTTCGATCCTCCTGGTCTTTCAGAAGCAGCGCGCTGGAACTCCAAAGAGAACCTGCTGTCGGGACCCAGCGAAAATGACCCCAATCTGTTCGTGGCGCTGTACGACTTTGTGGCGAGCGGCGACAACACTCTCAGCATCACTAAAG GAGAGAAGCTGAGGGTTCTGGGATACAATCACAATGGCGAGTGGTGCGAGGCGCAGACCAAGAACGGGCAGGGCTGGGTGCCCAGCAACTACATCACGCCCGTCAACAGCCTAGAGAAGCACAGCTGGTACCACGGGCCGGTGTCACGAAACGCTGCAGAATACCTGCTGAGCAGCGGCATCAACGGCAGCTTCCTGGTGCGGGAGAGCGAGAGCAGCCCGGGGCAGCGCTCCATATCACTGCGCTATGAGGGACGAGTCTACCACTACCGCATTAATACAGCCTCAGACGGCAAG ctgtacGTGTCGTCTGAGAGCCGCTTTAACACACTAGCAGAGCTGGTTCATCATCACTCCACGGTCTCTGACGGTCTGATCACCACGCTGCATTACCCCGCGCCCAAACGCAACAAACCCACCGTCTACGGCGTCTCGCCAAACTACGACAAGTGGGAGATGGAGCGCACAGACATCACCATGAAGCACAAGCTGGGCGGAGGGCAGTACGGGGAGGTGTACGAGGGCGTGTGGAAGAAATACAGCCTCACCGTGGCGGTGAAAACACTGAAG GAAGACACCATGGAGGTGGAGGAGTTTCTGAAAGAAGCAGCAGTGATGAAAGAAATCAAACACCCAAACCTGGTGCAGCTCTTAG GCGTCTGCACTCGGGAACCTCCGTTCTACATCATCACTGAGTTCATGACGCATGGAAACCTGCTGGATTACCTGCGTGAGTGTAACCGGCAGGAGGTGAACGCTGTGGTGCTGCTCTACATGGCCACACAGATCTCCTCCGCCATGGAGTACCTGGAGAAGAAGAACTTCATCCACAG GGATCTGGCTGCCCGTAACTGCTTAGTCGGGGAAAACCACCTGGTAAAAGTGGCAGATTTTGGTCTGAGCCGGCTGATGACGGGAGACACATATACGGCCCACGCTGGAGCAAAGTTCCCCATTAAATGGACCGCACCGGAGAGTCTAGCCTATAACAAGTTCTCCATCAAGTCGGATGTGTGGG CATTTGGAGTCCTGCTTTGGGAGATTGCCACCTATGGGATGTCTCCGTATCCAGGAATCGACCTGTCTCAGGTGTATGAGCTGCTGGAGAAAGACTACCGCATGGACAGACCCGAGGGATGCCCAGAGAAAGTCTATGAGCTCATGAGGGCCT GTTGGAGGTGGAACCCTGCCGAGCGCCCTTCTTTTGCTGAGACCCATCAGGCGTTCGAGACCATGTTTCAGGAGTCCAGTATCTCTGATG AGGTGGAGAAAGAGTTGGGGAAAAAAGGAAAGAAGCTGACCCTGGGACCAATACAGCAGGCGCCAGAACTTCCAACTAAAACAAGGACACTACGAAGACCTACAGACAGCAGGGATGGGGACAGTCCCG ATGCAGCCGAGGCCGAGGTCACTGGACCGCCTATGATTCAGAGGCCACTCCTAGATAGCAACCTAAATGAAGATGATCGGCTCCAGTCTAAAGATAATAAAGATAAATTTCGGATGAATCCCTTCAGTTATATTAAGAAAAAGAAGAGGACGGCTCCGGCGCCCCCAAAGcgcagcagctcctttgggaagATGGACGGACACATAGATCGTAGAGGATTGGGTACTGACTGCAGGGAGGATTTCAGCAACGGGTCTTCCACCAATGATGCCTTAAACAGCCTTGACCCTTGCAAATTAGTTGGGTCAAACAGTACCACGACCATCGGGGTCACCAACGGAGCTCCAGTGTATCCTGGTCAGCTCTTCCCGTCTCATCCACGGAAAAAGGGCACCACGTCGGGTGGTGGAAGTAAGCTTGCCACGACTCCACCTCCAGAGGAGGACTCCATGTCAAACTCCAAGCGCTTCCTACGGTCCTCTTCTGCCTCCAGCATGCCTCCAGGCTCCGACCGCTTCGAATGGAAGTCCGTAACCCTGCCGCGGGACATTCAGTCAACTCACTTTGATTCTAACACATTCAGAGGCAAGCCAGCTTTGCCTCGTAAAAGCTGCATGCCACGAGGTGGCACCCTTACCCCACCACCACGCCTTCCGAAGAAAAGTGAAGATGTTTCGGACGAAGTCTTCAAGGACTCTGAGTCTAGTCCTGGATCAAGTCCTTTAACTCTGACTCCCAAGCTAGGCCGCCGACCCCAAACAGAAAGCTCCAAAACTAGTGCCTTACAAACAGAGGTGTTCAAACCCAACGTGCTTCCACCTCTCGGAGACGAAGGCAGACCTCGAAGACTCAAACTGTCTTCTGAAATCCCAGGACAGAGAGAGCGGGAGAAGGGGAAGTTTGTGAAACCTAAACCCGCTCCCCCTCCACCTCCGGTCTCCACCGCCAAATCTGGAAAGACCTCAAGGAGTCCGACTTTCGATGTTTCTTCGGATACCAAAGTCAAGAGTTCATCAGACTGTGCAGATCAAGGCAAGGCTAGTCTATCCCAAGAAAGTGCCAAAAAGTTGCCTAAAAATGGCTCAAAGGTGAACCCCTCGAAGGCATGTGCGAGTGCTCCGCTGCCTGGAATGGGAGCCAGTTCTGCGGTCGGGGATCCGGGATCTAGCTTCATCCCACTGATAACGACGCGGCGTTCGCTGAGGAAAGCTCCAGCGCGGCAGACGTCAGAGCGACTCTCCAGCTCCACCATCACTCGAGACATGCTGTTGGAGAGCTCAGAGCTCCTGCGCACCGCCATCACACGCGTCTCCGAGCAGACCGGCAGCCACAGCGCGGTGCTGGAGGCTGGGAAAAACCTGTCCAAGTACTGCGTCAGCTACGTGGAGTCCATCCAGCAGATGCGGAACAAGTTCGCTTTCCGCGAAGCCATCAATAAGCTGGAGAGCAGCCTGCGGGAGCTGCAGATCTGCCCCGCGGCCACCGGCGCTGCTAACACACCGCAGGACTTCTCAAAGCTGCTGTGCTCCGTCAAGGAGATCAGCGACATCGTGCAGAGGTAG
- the abl1 gene encoding tyrosine-protein kinase ABL1 isoform X1 — MGQQPGKLVGEQRRPSLPALPFIKAAGRRETPRHGAPHCNVFTVHESRPDFDPPGLSEAARWNSKENLLSGPSENDPNLFVALYDFVASGDNTLSITKGEKLRVLGYNHNGEWCEAQTKNGQGWVPSNYITPVNSLEKHSWYHGPVSRNAAEYLLSSGINGSFLVRESESSPGQRSISLRYEGRVYHYRINTASDGKLYVSSESRFNTLAELVHHHSTVSDGLITTLHYPAPKRNKPTVYGVSPNYDKWEMERTDITMKHKLGGGQYGEVYEGVWKKYSLTVAVKTLKEDTMEVEEFLKEAAVMKEIKHPNLVQLLGVCTREPPFYIITEFMTHGNLLDYLRECNRQEVNAVVLLYMATQISSAMEYLEKKNFIHRDLAARNCLVGENHLVKVADFGLSRLMTGDTYTAHAGAKFPIKWTAPESLAYNKFSIKSDVWAFGVLLWEIATYGMSPYPGIDLSQVYELLEKDYRMDRPEGCPEKVYELMRACWRWNPAERPSFAETHQAFETMFQESSISDEVEKELGKKGKKLTLGPIQQAPELPTKTRTLRRPTDSRDGDSPDAAEAEVTGPPMIQRPLLDSNLNEDDRLQSKDNKDKFRMNPFSYIKKKKRTAPAPPKRSSSFGKMDGHIDRRGLGTDCREDFSNGSSTNDALNSLDPCKLVGSNSTTTIGVTNGAPVYPGQLFPSHPRKKGTTSGGGSKLATTPPPEEDSMSNSKRFLRSSSASSMPPGSDRFEWKSVTLPRDIQSTHFDSNTFRGKPALPRKSCMPRGGTLTPPPRLPKKSEDVSDEVFKDSESSPGSSPLTLTPKLGRRPQTESSKTSALQTEVFKPNVLPPLGDEGRPRRLKLSSEIPGQREREKGKFVKPKPAPPPPPVSTAKSGKTSRSPTFDVSSDTKVKSSSDCADQGKASLSQESAKKLPKNGSKVNPSKACASAPLPGMGASSAVGDPGSSFIPLITTRRSLRKAPARQTSERLSSSTITRDMLLESSELLRTAITRVSEQTGSHSAVLEAGKNLSKYCVSYVESIQQMRNKFAFREAINKLESSLRELQICPAATGAANTPQDFSKLLCSVKEISDIVQR; from the exons AGTCTCGGCCGGATTTCGATCCTCCTGGTCTTTCAGAAGCAGCGCGCTGGAACTCCAAAGAGAACCTGCTGTCGGGACCCAGCGAAAATGACCCCAATCTGTTCGTGGCGCTGTACGACTTTGTGGCGAGCGGCGACAACACTCTCAGCATCACTAAAG GAGAGAAGCTGAGGGTTCTGGGATACAATCACAATGGCGAGTGGTGCGAGGCGCAGACCAAGAACGGGCAGGGCTGGGTGCCCAGCAACTACATCACGCCCGTCAACAGCCTAGAGAAGCACAGCTGGTACCACGGGCCGGTGTCACGAAACGCTGCAGAATACCTGCTGAGCAGCGGCATCAACGGCAGCTTCCTGGTGCGGGAGAGCGAGAGCAGCCCGGGGCAGCGCTCCATATCACTGCGCTATGAGGGACGAGTCTACCACTACCGCATTAATACAGCCTCAGACGGCAAG ctgtacGTGTCGTCTGAGAGCCGCTTTAACACACTAGCAGAGCTGGTTCATCATCACTCCACGGTCTCTGACGGTCTGATCACCACGCTGCATTACCCCGCGCCCAAACGCAACAAACCCACCGTCTACGGCGTCTCGCCAAACTACGACAAGTGGGAGATGGAGCGCACAGACATCACCATGAAGCACAAGCTGGGCGGAGGGCAGTACGGGGAGGTGTACGAGGGCGTGTGGAAGAAATACAGCCTCACCGTGGCGGTGAAAACACTGAAG GAAGACACCATGGAGGTGGAGGAGTTTCTGAAAGAAGCAGCAGTGATGAAAGAAATCAAACACCCAAACCTGGTGCAGCTCTTAG GCGTCTGCACTCGGGAACCTCCGTTCTACATCATCACTGAGTTCATGACGCATGGAAACCTGCTGGATTACCTGCGTGAGTGTAACCGGCAGGAGGTGAACGCTGTGGTGCTGCTCTACATGGCCACACAGATCTCCTCCGCCATGGAGTACCTGGAGAAGAAGAACTTCATCCACAG GGATCTGGCTGCCCGTAACTGCTTAGTCGGGGAAAACCACCTGGTAAAAGTGGCAGATTTTGGTCTGAGCCGGCTGATGACGGGAGACACATATACGGCCCACGCTGGAGCAAAGTTCCCCATTAAATGGACCGCACCGGAGAGTCTAGCCTATAACAAGTTCTCCATCAAGTCGGATGTGTGGG CATTTGGAGTCCTGCTTTGGGAGATTGCCACCTATGGGATGTCTCCGTATCCAGGAATCGACCTGTCTCAGGTGTATGAGCTGCTGGAGAAAGACTACCGCATGGACAGACCCGAGGGATGCCCAGAGAAAGTCTATGAGCTCATGAGGGCCT GTTGGAGGTGGAACCCTGCCGAGCGCCCTTCTTTTGCTGAGACCCATCAGGCGTTCGAGACCATGTTTCAGGAGTCCAGTATCTCTGATG AGGTGGAGAAAGAGTTGGGGAAAAAAGGAAAGAAGCTGACCCTGGGACCAATACAGCAGGCGCCAGAACTTCCAACTAAAACAAGGACACTACGAAGACCTACAGACAGCAGGGATGGGGACAGTCCCG ATGCAGCCGAGGCCGAGGTCACTGGACCGCCTATGATTCAGAGGCCACTCCTAGATAGCAACCTAAATGAAGATGATCGGCTCCAGTCTAAAGATAATAAAGATAAATTTCGGATGAATCCCTTCAGTTATATTAAGAAAAAGAAGAGGACGGCTCCGGCGCCCCCAAAGcgcagcagctcctttgggaagATGGACGGACACATAGATCGTAGAGGATTGGGTACTGACTGCAGGGAGGATTTCAGCAACGGGTCTTCCACCAATGATGCCTTAAACAGCCTTGACCCTTGCAAATTAGTTGGGTCAAACAGTACCACGACCATCGGGGTCACCAACGGAGCTCCAGTGTATCCTGGTCAGCTCTTCCCGTCTCATCCACGGAAAAAGGGCACCACGTCGGGTGGTGGAAGTAAGCTTGCCACGACTCCACCTCCAGAGGAGGACTCCATGTCAAACTCCAAGCGCTTCCTACGGTCCTCTTCTGCCTCCAGCATGCCTCCAGGCTCCGACCGCTTCGAATGGAAGTCCGTAACCCTGCCGCGGGACATTCAGTCAACTCACTTTGATTCTAACACATTCAGAGGCAAGCCAGCTTTGCCTCGTAAAAGCTGCATGCCACGAGGTGGCACCCTTACCCCACCACCACGCCTTCCGAAGAAAAGTGAAGATGTTTCGGACGAAGTCTTCAAGGACTCTGAGTCTAGTCCTGGATCAAGTCCTTTAACTCTGACTCCCAAGCTAGGCCGCCGACCCCAAACAGAAAGCTCCAAAACTAGTGCCTTACAAACAGAGGTGTTCAAACCCAACGTGCTTCCACCTCTCGGAGACGAAGGCAGACCTCGAAGACTCAAACTGTCTTCTGAAATCCCAGGACAGAGAGAGCGGGAGAAGGGGAAGTTTGTGAAACCTAAACCCGCTCCCCCTCCACCTCCGGTCTCCACCGCCAAATCTGGAAAGACCTCAAGGAGTCCGACTTTCGATGTTTCTTCGGATACCAAAGTCAAGAGTTCATCAGACTGTGCAGATCAAGGCAAGGCTAGTCTATCCCAAGAAAGTGCCAAAAAGTTGCCTAAAAATGGCTCAAAGGTGAACCCCTCGAAGGCATGTGCGAGTGCTCCGCTGCCTGGAATGGGAGCCAGTTCTGCGGTCGGGGATCCGGGATCTAGCTTCATCCCACTGATAACGACGCGGCGTTCGCTGAGGAAAGCTCCAGCGCGGCAGACGTCAGAGCGACTCTCCAGCTCCACCATCACTCGAGACATGCTGTTGGAGAGCTCAGAGCTCCTGCGCACCGCCATCACACGCGTCTCCGAGCAGACCGGCAGCCACAGCGCGGTGCTGGAGGCTGGGAAAAACCTGTCCAAGTACTGCGTCAGCTACGTGGAGTCCATCCAGCAGATGCGGAACAAGTTCGCTTTCCGCGAAGCCATCAATAAGCTGGAGAGCAGCCTGCGGGAGCTGCAGATCTGCCCCGCGGCCACCGGCGCTGCTAACACACCGCAGGACTTCTCAAAGCTGCTGTGCTCCGTCAAGGAGATCAGCGACATCGTGCAGAGGTAG